In Mycteria americana isolate JAX WOST 10 ecotype Jacksonville Zoo and Gardens chromosome 5, USCA_MyAme_1.0, whole genome shotgun sequence, one DNA window encodes the following:
- the TNKS1BP1 gene encoding 182 kDa tankyrase-1-binding protein isoform X2, protein MASQPQPLRPALPCASATGAGGAGLAAGSPEKGNARPKPPVRPKPRVLPKPAVPAKPSLPHPPPGPRHPRPELPSAEKMNRLAGPQPYSGGSSGGPLRRPSFTLKSPETPNGKGLPSPPVAAAEDSVSASGEEVPPAPPTPPRKGPAPFKVTPVPVASKPERFPGTTVEEILAKMDSREGPGSPDRARLSPFCPDPSSRFGSKTFTAFRRRPSGEADGAPPGEARQTPQPAVGELGPGDDGCPIAETSGSPPAGLSCAGEPRGRRRPSSPPDLSSLQPGALGPPGSPRPPTCPAPAPAPAPGAPFRPAEPSASAPGSPDAPAELPAPGSPTLAPGSPESPARPPAEVSAASIQAPGAPSSAAEPRLGISRSPGSPHTPGEGSPDTASPPGTPELPLRVTCPPGSPEAAAEYLGPPGPPPEPPAKASRPPGSPEGPDDSPVSPQSPEGPDFSPPPPSRDSGLRRSSEGVLQPPTAGQGMGELGGSLGALPRPGDPLSEPSLGSESGWSLSQSFEWTFPSRGARRLASPPRSPIQETADSGLSEEGESDDPAPCPPCSRGDGGSEGPGPAVASSRGAEGAPCPGGPVAQQEAEGSAEEEEEEEGEAERDATVPRSPLCVTEPGRDLAEPEPPTQLSLLIEAAPPALAPPAPATAADSAWAPAGDRPVSLQGPGGPGQAEGSSRGPGPHADPGWLTELLASPGAHAAGCGSPDAEGPEDLLGWSRKDLCSEFGIGRPPQAGTFDWTREAVPRERDWPGETERDQEFGTKSSWDSTRSVRDGDGQDGPFGTATKDWGSEYKGMELGETRLGCSDWSKSHGVGEGCLQDRDFGAGKPKWGTGYGLDSVGSREEIGSGKADWSSSYGVGCGQQQDEEPSSRQPSWASRYGSGDPESQDGEITPVWAGEYGTSDAEMKDGELTPEWAGKYSSRGAETKDKDFTLGWAGRSSTGDTGTPDKEFSPSRPAWDSNYSTRDMESQDREFSPSRPAWTGEYSARDMESQDREFSPSRPAWESEYRSGDVESQDREFSRSRPAWESEYRSGDVESQDQEFSPSRPARESEYRSGDMESQDREFSPSRPAWESEYRSGDMESQDREFSPSRPARESEYCSGDVESQDREFSPSRPAWESEYRSGDMESQDREFSPSRPAEASEYSTRGVETRDGEFSPSRPAWASEYSSGEMETQDSGFKPSRPAWDDEYGTRDVETQDRELSPSRPTWASEYSSANTEKEGREFSPGRLSWAGERSIGQTELADAFGVRKDDLPGSCAPDPPAQEPGWGSSDRQERGTANSRDWAEELGGAERHNQFGIIGTERAPDPSGAGASSDGSMSWGGGMRPGGLQEPLGDWHRDLSFGGSRATSCVGTGDAGGVGLGQTAWDQGLPAPGSSAQPREAGVEEPGWSQDLDAGGWSVELCDAEAKRREWASAFGARCAARSRDFGARELSPGDDASSADGSIHLSDPSPPMGDAAADPPAAESPRSEPPSPTEEERDLPEPAAAPRSPRASPLLPEAAGGTLPDSENEEAPLDHPDGKRPPSWEEERLLPGAPQPEGPADHGGQEFTFLEDTEVLDSSVYRSKANLGRKRRHRAPALRPGAASEGDSWIFRDSTEPRPARPAVSSDEEAAEEPKSRRVRASPSSKGVKVPLFPGLNTSALKAKLRGRNRSAEEGAPPGDSKATPAKDPHVQRSKSCKIPSLSGKPLALPPKPEKSSGSDASPPHWLQALKLKKKKP, encoded by the exons ATGGCCTCCCAGCCGCAGCCCCTGCGCCCCGCCTTGCCCTGCGCCTCTGCCACAGGCGCCGGGGGGGCTGGGCTggcggccggcagccccgagAAAG GCAATGCTCGCCCCAAGCCGCCCGTCCGGCCCAAACCCCGGGTGCTGCCCAAGCCGGCCGTGCCCGCCAAGCCCTCCCTGCCAcacccgccgccggggccgcggcaccCTCGCCCGGAGCTGCCCTCTGCCGAGAAGATGAACCGCCTGGCAGGGCCCCAGCCCTACAGCGGGGGCAGCTCGGGGGGGCCCCTCAGGCGCCCCTCCTTCACCCTCAAGTCACCCGAGACCCCCAACGGGAAGGGGCTCCCGTCCCCTCCGGTCGCAGCCGCTGAGGACTCGGTTTCGGCCTCCGGGGAGgaggtgccccccgccccgccgaccCCCCCTCGCAAAGGCCCGGCTCCCTTCAAGGTGACGCCGGTGCCGGTGGCGTCCAAACCGGAGCGATTTCCAGGCACCACCGTGGAGGAGATCCTGGCCAAAATGGACAGCCGGGAGGGCCCGGGGAGCCCGGACCGAGCCCGGCTCTCGCCCTTTTGCCCCGATCCCTCCTCTCGTTTCGGCTCTAAGACCTTCACCGCCTTCCGGAGACGCCCCAGCGGGGAGGCGGATGGAGCCCCCCCCGGCGAAGCCCGCCAGACACCCCAACCCGCGGTGGGCGAGCTGGGGCCGGGGGATGACGGATGCCCGATTGCCGAGACGag CGGCTCCCCCCCAGCCGGCCTGAGCTGTGCCGGGGAACCCCGCGGACGCCGGAGGCCGTCTTCCCCCCCTGAC CTCTCCTCTCTCCAGCCGGGCGCCCTCGGACCCCCTGGCTCCCCAAGGCCCCCcacctgcccggccccggccccggccccggccccgggcgctccTTTCCGGCCCGCCGAGCCCTCTGCCTCGGCCCCCGGCTCTCCTGATGCCCCCGCAGAGCTCCCGGCCCCCGGCTCCCCCACACTGGCCCCCGGCTCCCCCGAATCCCCTGCTCGGCCTCCAGCCGAGGTCTCGGCCGCCTCCATCCAGGCCCCGGGTGCTCCCTCCTCCGCAGCCGAACCCCGGCTCGGCATCtcccgctcccccggctccccccacACTCCCGGGGAGGGATCCCCCGATActgccagcccccccggcacTCCCGAGCTGCCCCTCAGAGTCACCTGCCCCCCCGGCTCTCCCGAGGCCGCCGCTGAGTACCTGGGCCCCCCCGGCCCACCCCCTGAGCCCCCTGCTAAAGCCTCTCGTCCCCCGGGCTCCCCGGAGGGACCCGATGactccccagtgtccccacagtCCCCCGAGGGTCCTGACTtcagcccccctcccccttccaggGACTCGGGGCTCCGGCGCTCTTCAGAGGGGGTGTTGCAGCCCCCGACGGCGGGGCAGGGcatgggggagctggggggctcgCTGGGCGCCCTGCCCCGTCCCGGGGACCCGCTGTCAGAGCCGTCCCTGGGCAGTGAGTCTGGCTGGAGCCTCTCCCAGTCCTTCGAGTGGACGTTCCCCTCGCGGGGGGCACGGCGGCTCGCgtcccccccccggtcccccatCCAGGAGACGGCCGACTCGGGGCTGTCCGAAGAGGGCGAGTCGGATGATCCGGCCCCCTGCCCCCCGTGCTCCCGGGGGGACGGCGGATCTGAagggcccggccccgcggtggCCAGCAGCCGGGGAGCAGAGGGGGCTCCCTGTCCGGGGGGTCCCGTGGCCCAGCAAGAGGCCGAGGGctcggcggaggaggaggaggaggaggaaggggaggcagagcGGGATGCCACCGTGCCCCGCTCCCCTCTCTGCGTGACAGAGCCTGGCCGGGACCTGGCTGAGCCCGAGCCCCCCACCCAGCTCAGCCTCCTCATCGAGGCTGCCCCGCCGGCCCTggccccgccggctccggccACCGCGGCCGACTCGGCCTGGGCGCCGGCGGGCGACCGCCCCGTGAGCCTGCAgggccccggcgggccgggccaggccgaaGGATCTTCGCGGGGTCCCGGTCCCCACGCCGACCCGGGCTGGCTGACGGAGCTGCTGGCGTCGCCCGGGGCCCACGCCGCGGGGTGCGGCTCTCCGGACGCGGAGGGGCCGGAG GACCTGCTCGGCTGGTCGCGGAAGGACCTGTGCAGTGAATTCGGCATTGGCAGACCTCCCCAGGCCGGCACCTTCGACTGGACCCGTGAGGCTGTGCCCAGGGAGAGAGACTGGCCCGGTGAGACAGAGCGGGACCAGGAATTCGGGACAAAATCAAGCTGGGACAGCACCCGCAGCgtcagggatggggacgggcagGACGGGCCCTTCGGCACCGCCACAAAGGACTGGGGCAGCGAGTACaaagggatggagctgggggaaACGCGACTGGGCTGCAGCGACTGGTCCAAATCCCACGGCGTGGGGGAAGGCTGCCTGCAGGATCGAGACTTCGGTGCCGGCAAACCCAAGTGGGGCACAGGCTACGGCTTGGACAGCGTGGGCAGCCGGGAGGAGATCGGCTCCGGGAAGGCTGACTGGAGCAGCAGCTACGGCGTGGGATGCGGCCAGCAGCAGGACGAGGAGCCGAGCTCCAGGCAGCCCAGCTGGGCTAGCAGATACGGCTCCGGGGACCCAGAGAGCCAGGACGGGGAGATCACACCCGTGTGGGCCGGTGAATACGGCACCAGTGATGCGGAGATGAAGGACGGGGAGCTCACCCCGGAGTGGGCCGGTAAATACAGCAGCAGGGGCGCTGAGACCAAGGACAAGGATTTtacgctgggctgggctggcagatccagcactggggacactgggaccccCGACAAGGAGTTCAGCCCCAGCCGGCCGGCCTGGGACAGCAACTACAGCACCAGGGACATGGAGAGCCAGGACCGGGAGTTCAGCCCCAGCAGACCGGCTTGGACTGGTGAGTACAGCGCCCGAGACATGGAGAGCCAGGACCGGGAGTTCAGCCCCAGCAGGCCGGCCTGGGAGAGCGAGTACCGCAGCGGGGACGTGGAGAGCCAGGACCGGGAGTTCAGCCGCAGCAGGCCGGCCTGGGAGAGCGAGTACCGCAGCGGGGACGTGGAGAGCCAGGACCAGGAGTTCAGCCCCAGCAGACCGGCCCGGGAGAGCGAGTACCGCAGCGGGGACATGGAGAGCCAGGACCGGGAGTTCAGCCCCAGCAGACCGGCCTGGGAGAGCGAGTACCGCAGCGGGGACATGGAGAGCCAGGACCGGGAGTTCAGCCCCAGCAGACCGGCCCGGGAGAGCGAGTACTGCAGCGGGGACGTGGAGAGCCAGGACCGGGAGTTCAGCCCCAGCAGGCCAGCCTGGGAGAGCGAGTACCGCAGCGGGGACATGGAGAGCCAGGACCGGGAGTTCAGCCCCAGCAGACCGGCCGAAGCCAGCGAGTACAGCACCAGGGGTGTGGAGACCCGGGACGGGGAGTTCAGCCCCAGCAGACCGGCCTGGGCCAGTGAGTACAGCAGCGGAGAGATGGAGACCCAGGACAGCGGGTTCAAGCCCAGCAGACCAGCCTGGGATGACGAATACGGCACCAGGGATGTGGAGACCCAGGACAgggagctcagccccagcagacCAACCTGGGCCAGCGAGTACAGCTCTGCGAACACcgaaaaggaaggaagggagtttAGTCCTGGccggctgagctgggctggggagcgcAGCATTGGCCAAACCGAGCTGGCCGATGCTTTTGGTGTCAGGAAAGACGACTTGCCTGGCTCCTGTGCCCCCGATCCCCCGGCGCAGGAGCCCGGCTGGGGCAGCAGCGACCGGCAGGAGCGCGGTACCGCCAACAGCAGGGACTGGGCTGAAGAGCTTGGAGGAGCCGAGCGCCACAACCAATTTGGCATCATTGGGACGGAGCGGGCGCCAGATCCCTCCGGCGCCGGAGCGTCATCAGATGGCTCCATGTCCTGGGGTGGTGGAATGAGGCCCGGGGGCCTGCAGGAGCCCCTGGGAGACTGGCACAGGGATCTCTCCTTTGGCGGCTCGCGTGCCACCAGCTGCGTGGGCACTGGTGATGCTGGCGGGGTTGGACTGGGCCAGACGGCCTGGGATCAGGgcctgcctgccccgggcagctctgcccagccccgggaAGCTGGGGTGGAAGAGCCAGGCTGGAGCCAGGACCTCGACGCAGGCGGCTGGAGCGTGGAGCTGTGTGACGCCGAGGCCAAGCGCCGGGAGTGGGCCAGCGCGTTCGGCGCCCGCTGTGCGGCCCGGAGCCGGGACTTTGGTGCCAGGGAGCTGAGCCCGGGAGATGACGCCAGCTCGGCGGATGG AAGCATCCATCTCTCGGACCCCAGCCCGCCGATGGGCGATGCTGCGGCTGACCCCCCAGCTGCGGAGTCCCCCCGGAGCGAGCCGCCCAGCCCCACCGAGGAGGAGAGGGACCTCCCCGAgccggccgctgccccgcggAGCCCCAGGGCCTCCCCTCTGCTGCCGGAGGCTGCCGGCGGGACGCTGCCAGACTCGGAGAACGAAGAAGCCCCCTTGGACCACCCGGATGGGAAGAGACCACCAAGCTGGGAGGAGGAGCGGCTCCTCCCGGGCGCCCCTCAGCCCGAGGGACCCGCGGACCACGGCGGGCAGGAATTCACCTTCCTGGAG GACACGGAGGTCCTGGACAGCAGCGTGTACCGCAGCAAGGCCAACCTGGGCCGCAAGCGCAGGCACCGGGCGCCGGCCctccgccccggggccgcctcgGAAGGGGACAGCTGGATCTTCCGGGACTCCACAG agccccgtccagcccgCCCAGCAGTGTCCTCTGACGAGGAGGCAGCGGAAGAACCCAAGAGCCGGCGGGTGCGAGCGTCCCCATCGAGCAAGGGGGTCAAGGTGCCGCTCTTTCCCGGCCTCAACACGTCTGCCCTCAAG GCCAAGCTGAGGGGCCGAAACCGCTCGGCCGAGGAGGGGGCACCGCCGGGGGACAGCAAGGCGACCCCCGCCAAGGACCCCCACGTGCAGCGCTCCAAGTCCTGCAAGATCCCCAGCTTGAGTGGGAAGCCCCTGGCGCTGCCCCCCAAGCCAGAGAAGTCCTCAGG GTCCGACGCCTCCCCCCCGCACTGGCTGCAAGCGCTgaagctgaaaaagaagaaaccGTGA
- the TNKS1BP1 gene encoding 182 kDa tankyrase-1-binding protein isoform X1, with translation MASQPQPLRPALPCASATGAGGAGLAAGSPEKGNARPKPPVRPKPRVLPKPAVPAKPSLPHPPPGPRHPRPELPSAEKMNRLAGPQPYSGGSSGGPLRRPSFTLKSPETPNGKGLPSPPVAAAEDSVSASGEEVPPAPPTPPRKGPAPFKVTPVPVASKPERFPGTTVEEILAKMDSREGPGSPDRARLSPFCPDPSSRFGSKTFTAFRRRPSGEADGAPPGEARQTPQPAVGELGPGDDGCPIAETSGSPPAGLSCAGEPRGRRRPSSPPDLSSLQPGALGPPGSPRPPTCPAPAPAPAPGAPFRPAEPSASAPGSPDAPAELPAPGSPTLAPGSPESPARPPAEVSAASIQAPGAPSSAAEPRLGISRSPGSPHTPGEGSPDTASPPGTPELPLRVTCPPGSPEAAAEYLGPPGPPPEPPAKASRPPGSPEGPDDSPVSPQSPEGPDFSPPPPSRDSGLRRSSEGVLQPPTAGQGMGELGGSLGALPRPGDPLSEPSLGSESGWSLSQSFEWTFPSRGARRLASPPRSPIQETADSGLSEEGESDDPAPCPPCSRGDGGSEGPGPAVASSRGAEGAPCPGGPVAQQEAEGSAEEEEEEEGEAERDATVPRSPLCVTEPGRDLAEPEPPTQLSLLIEAAPPALAPPAPATAADSAWAPAGDRPVSLQGPGGPGQAEGSSRGPGPHADPGWLTELLASPGAHAAGCGSPDAEGPEDLLGWSRKDLCSEFGIGRPPQAGTFDWTREAVPRERDWPGETERDQEFGTKSSWDSTRSVRDGDGQDGPFGTATKDWGSEYKGMELGETRLGCSDWSKSHGVGEGCLQDRDFGAGKPKWGTGYGLDSVGSREEIGSGKADWSSSYGVGCGQQQDEEPSSRQPSWASRYGSGDPESQDGEITPVWAGEYGTSDAEMKDGELTPEWAGKYSSRGAETKDKDFTLGWAGRSSTGDTGTPDKEFSPSRPAWDSNYSTRDMESQDREFSPSRPAWTGEYSARDMESQDREFSPSRPAWESEYRSGDVESQDREFSRSRPAWESEYRSGDVESQDQEFSPSRPARESEYRSGDMESQDREFSPSRPAWESEYRSGDMESQDREFSPSRPARESEYCSGDVESQDREFSPSRPAWESEYRSGDMESQDREFSPSRPAEASEYSTRGVETRDGEFSPSRPAWASEYSSGEMETQDSGFKPSRPAWDDEYGTRDVETQDRELSPSRPTWASEYSSANTEKEGREFSPGRLSWAGERSIGQTELADAFGVRKDDLPGSCAPDPPAQEPGWGSSDRQERGTANSRDWAEELGGAERHNQFGIIGTERAPDPSGAGASSDGSMSWGGGMRPGGLQEPLGDWHRDLSFGGSRATSCVGTGDAGGVGLGQTAWDQGLPAPGSSAQPREAGVEEPGWSQDLDAGGWSVELCDAEAKRREWASAFGARCAARSRDFGARELSPGDDASSADGRSIHLSDPSPPMGDAAADPPAAESPRSEPPSPTEEERDLPEPAAAPRSPRASPLLPEAAGGTLPDSENEEAPLDHPDGKRPPSWEEERLLPGAPQPEGPADHGGQEFTFLEDTEVLDSSVYRSKANLGRKRRHRAPALRPGAASEGDSWIFRDSTEPRPARPAVSSDEEAAEEPKSRRVRASPSSKGVKVPLFPGLNTSALKAKLRGRNRSAEEGAPPGDSKATPAKDPHVQRSKSCKIPSLSGKPLALPPKPEKSSGSDASPPHWLQALKLKKKKP, from the exons ATGGCCTCCCAGCCGCAGCCCCTGCGCCCCGCCTTGCCCTGCGCCTCTGCCACAGGCGCCGGGGGGGCTGGGCTggcggccggcagccccgagAAAG GCAATGCTCGCCCCAAGCCGCCCGTCCGGCCCAAACCCCGGGTGCTGCCCAAGCCGGCCGTGCCCGCCAAGCCCTCCCTGCCAcacccgccgccggggccgcggcaccCTCGCCCGGAGCTGCCCTCTGCCGAGAAGATGAACCGCCTGGCAGGGCCCCAGCCCTACAGCGGGGGCAGCTCGGGGGGGCCCCTCAGGCGCCCCTCCTTCACCCTCAAGTCACCCGAGACCCCCAACGGGAAGGGGCTCCCGTCCCCTCCGGTCGCAGCCGCTGAGGACTCGGTTTCGGCCTCCGGGGAGgaggtgccccccgccccgccgaccCCCCCTCGCAAAGGCCCGGCTCCCTTCAAGGTGACGCCGGTGCCGGTGGCGTCCAAACCGGAGCGATTTCCAGGCACCACCGTGGAGGAGATCCTGGCCAAAATGGACAGCCGGGAGGGCCCGGGGAGCCCGGACCGAGCCCGGCTCTCGCCCTTTTGCCCCGATCCCTCCTCTCGTTTCGGCTCTAAGACCTTCACCGCCTTCCGGAGACGCCCCAGCGGGGAGGCGGATGGAGCCCCCCCCGGCGAAGCCCGCCAGACACCCCAACCCGCGGTGGGCGAGCTGGGGCCGGGGGATGACGGATGCCCGATTGCCGAGACGag CGGCTCCCCCCCAGCCGGCCTGAGCTGTGCCGGGGAACCCCGCGGACGCCGGAGGCCGTCTTCCCCCCCTGAC CTCTCCTCTCTCCAGCCGGGCGCCCTCGGACCCCCTGGCTCCCCAAGGCCCCCcacctgcccggccccggccccggccccggccccgggcgctccTTTCCGGCCCGCCGAGCCCTCTGCCTCGGCCCCCGGCTCTCCTGATGCCCCCGCAGAGCTCCCGGCCCCCGGCTCCCCCACACTGGCCCCCGGCTCCCCCGAATCCCCTGCTCGGCCTCCAGCCGAGGTCTCGGCCGCCTCCATCCAGGCCCCGGGTGCTCCCTCCTCCGCAGCCGAACCCCGGCTCGGCATCtcccgctcccccggctccccccacACTCCCGGGGAGGGATCCCCCGATActgccagcccccccggcacTCCCGAGCTGCCCCTCAGAGTCACCTGCCCCCCCGGCTCTCCCGAGGCCGCCGCTGAGTACCTGGGCCCCCCCGGCCCACCCCCTGAGCCCCCTGCTAAAGCCTCTCGTCCCCCGGGCTCCCCGGAGGGACCCGATGactccccagtgtccccacagtCCCCCGAGGGTCCTGACTtcagcccccctcccccttccaggGACTCGGGGCTCCGGCGCTCTTCAGAGGGGGTGTTGCAGCCCCCGACGGCGGGGCAGGGcatgggggagctggggggctcgCTGGGCGCCCTGCCCCGTCCCGGGGACCCGCTGTCAGAGCCGTCCCTGGGCAGTGAGTCTGGCTGGAGCCTCTCCCAGTCCTTCGAGTGGACGTTCCCCTCGCGGGGGGCACGGCGGCTCGCgtcccccccccggtcccccatCCAGGAGACGGCCGACTCGGGGCTGTCCGAAGAGGGCGAGTCGGATGATCCGGCCCCCTGCCCCCCGTGCTCCCGGGGGGACGGCGGATCTGAagggcccggccccgcggtggCCAGCAGCCGGGGAGCAGAGGGGGCTCCCTGTCCGGGGGGTCCCGTGGCCCAGCAAGAGGCCGAGGGctcggcggaggaggaggaggaggaggaaggggaggcagagcGGGATGCCACCGTGCCCCGCTCCCCTCTCTGCGTGACAGAGCCTGGCCGGGACCTGGCTGAGCCCGAGCCCCCCACCCAGCTCAGCCTCCTCATCGAGGCTGCCCCGCCGGCCCTggccccgccggctccggccACCGCGGCCGACTCGGCCTGGGCGCCGGCGGGCGACCGCCCCGTGAGCCTGCAgggccccggcgggccgggccaggccgaaGGATCTTCGCGGGGTCCCGGTCCCCACGCCGACCCGGGCTGGCTGACGGAGCTGCTGGCGTCGCCCGGGGCCCACGCCGCGGGGTGCGGCTCTCCGGACGCGGAGGGGCCGGAG GACCTGCTCGGCTGGTCGCGGAAGGACCTGTGCAGTGAATTCGGCATTGGCAGACCTCCCCAGGCCGGCACCTTCGACTGGACCCGTGAGGCTGTGCCCAGGGAGAGAGACTGGCCCGGTGAGACAGAGCGGGACCAGGAATTCGGGACAAAATCAAGCTGGGACAGCACCCGCAGCgtcagggatggggacgggcagGACGGGCCCTTCGGCACCGCCACAAAGGACTGGGGCAGCGAGTACaaagggatggagctgggggaaACGCGACTGGGCTGCAGCGACTGGTCCAAATCCCACGGCGTGGGGGAAGGCTGCCTGCAGGATCGAGACTTCGGTGCCGGCAAACCCAAGTGGGGCACAGGCTACGGCTTGGACAGCGTGGGCAGCCGGGAGGAGATCGGCTCCGGGAAGGCTGACTGGAGCAGCAGCTACGGCGTGGGATGCGGCCAGCAGCAGGACGAGGAGCCGAGCTCCAGGCAGCCCAGCTGGGCTAGCAGATACGGCTCCGGGGACCCAGAGAGCCAGGACGGGGAGATCACACCCGTGTGGGCCGGTGAATACGGCACCAGTGATGCGGAGATGAAGGACGGGGAGCTCACCCCGGAGTGGGCCGGTAAATACAGCAGCAGGGGCGCTGAGACCAAGGACAAGGATTTtacgctgggctgggctggcagatccagcactggggacactgggaccccCGACAAGGAGTTCAGCCCCAGCCGGCCGGCCTGGGACAGCAACTACAGCACCAGGGACATGGAGAGCCAGGACCGGGAGTTCAGCCCCAGCAGACCGGCTTGGACTGGTGAGTACAGCGCCCGAGACATGGAGAGCCAGGACCGGGAGTTCAGCCCCAGCAGGCCGGCCTGGGAGAGCGAGTACCGCAGCGGGGACGTGGAGAGCCAGGACCGGGAGTTCAGCCGCAGCAGGCCGGCCTGGGAGAGCGAGTACCGCAGCGGGGACGTGGAGAGCCAGGACCAGGAGTTCAGCCCCAGCAGACCGGCCCGGGAGAGCGAGTACCGCAGCGGGGACATGGAGAGCCAGGACCGGGAGTTCAGCCCCAGCAGACCGGCCTGGGAGAGCGAGTACCGCAGCGGGGACATGGAGAGCCAGGACCGGGAGTTCAGCCCCAGCAGACCGGCCCGGGAGAGCGAGTACTGCAGCGGGGACGTGGAGAGCCAGGACCGGGAGTTCAGCCCCAGCAGGCCAGCCTGGGAGAGCGAGTACCGCAGCGGGGACATGGAGAGCCAGGACCGGGAGTTCAGCCCCAGCAGACCGGCCGAAGCCAGCGAGTACAGCACCAGGGGTGTGGAGACCCGGGACGGGGAGTTCAGCCCCAGCAGACCGGCCTGGGCCAGTGAGTACAGCAGCGGAGAGATGGAGACCCAGGACAGCGGGTTCAAGCCCAGCAGACCAGCCTGGGATGACGAATACGGCACCAGGGATGTGGAGACCCAGGACAgggagctcagccccagcagacCAACCTGGGCCAGCGAGTACAGCTCTGCGAACACcgaaaaggaaggaagggagtttAGTCCTGGccggctgagctgggctggggagcgcAGCATTGGCCAAACCGAGCTGGCCGATGCTTTTGGTGTCAGGAAAGACGACTTGCCTGGCTCCTGTGCCCCCGATCCCCCGGCGCAGGAGCCCGGCTGGGGCAGCAGCGACCGGCAGGAGCGCGGTACCGCCAACAGCAGGGACTGGGCTGAAGAGCTTGGAGGAGCCGAGCGCCACAACCAATTTGGCATCATTGGGACGGAGCGGGCGCCAGATCCCTCCGGCGCCGGAGCGTCATCAGATGGCTCCATGTCCTGGGGTGGTGGAATGAGGCCCGGGGGCCTGCAGGAGCCCCTGGGAGACTGGCACAGGGATCTCTCCTTTGGCGGCTCGCGTGCCACCAGCTGCGTGGGCACTGGTGATGCTGGCGGGGTTGGACTGGGCCAGACGGCCTGGGATCAGGgcctgcctgccccgggcagctctgcccagccccgggaAGCTGGGGTGGAAGAGCCAGGCTGGAGCCAGGACCTCGACGCAGGCGGCTGGAGCGTGGAGCTGTGTGACGCCGAGGCCAAGCGCCGGGAGTGGGCCAGCGCGTTCGGCGCCCGCTGTGCGGCCCGGAGCCGGGACTTTGGTGCCAGGGAGCTGAGCCCGGGAGATGACGCCAGCTCGGCGGATGG CAGAAGCATCCATCTCTCGGACCCCAGCCCGCCGATGGGCGATGCTGCGGCTGACCCCCCAGCTGCGGAGTCCCCCCGGAGCGAGCCGCCCAGCCCCACCGAGGAGGAGAGGGACCTCCCCGAgccggccgctgccccgcggAGCCCCAGGGCCTCCCCTCTGCTGCCGGAGGCTGCCGGCGGGACGCTGCCAGACTCGGAGAACGAAGAAGCCCCCTTGGACCACCCGGATGGGAAGAGACCACCAAGCTGGGAGGAGGAGCGGCTCCTCCCGGGCGCCCCTCAGCCCGAGGGACCCGCGGACCACGGCGGGCAGGAATTCACCTTCCTGGAG GACACGGAGGTCCTGGACAGCAGCGTGTACCGCAGCAAGGCCAACCTGGGCCGCAAGCGCAGGCACCGGGCGCCGGCCctccgccccggggccgcctcgGAAGGGGACAGCTGGATCTTCCGGGACTCCACAG agccccgtccagcccgCCCAGCAGTGTCCTCTGACGAGGAGGCAGCGGAAGAACCCAAGAGCCGGCGGGTGCGAGCGTCCCCATCGAGCAAGGGGGTCAAGGTGCCGCTCTTTCCCGGCCTCAACACGTCTGCCCTCAAG GCCAAGCTGAGGGGCCGAAACCGCTCGGCCGAGGAGGGGGCACCGCCGGGGGACAGCAAGGCGACCCCCGCCAAGGACCCCCACGTGCAGCGCTCCAAGTCCTGCAAGATCCCCAGCTTGAGTGGGAAGCCCCTGGCGCTGCCCCCCAAGCCAGAGAAGTCCTCAGG GTCCGACGCCTCCCCCCCGCACTGGCTGCAAGCGCTgaagctgaaaaagaagaaaccGTGA